One genomic segment of Amycolatopsis sp. WQ 127309 includes these proteins:
- a CDS encoding sensor histidine kinase, translating into MTTRWARFHRIPQVQDWLRWGFIVVPMFASMPQADPLSWILIGITLALSIPLLWLYTDGRPSLPAALMVTVVATSGALWATVPNSFASITMFSTTFFIVLRQPVVPIVVAVLFDLGAITVWAAVHDAWRGALPTYTIVAVLILLGLNRRTRLAKIEQTELALARAQTATEEHARAAALAERARIARELHDVLAHSLAGLSLNLQGARLMLVRDNASPDAVAQIERAQKLASEGLAEARKAVAALREDAVPVERTIADLLTAYRLDSGARADLRIDGEPRELDPAVGTALVRAVQEALANTRKHAAKADVDVRLDYSGAEVALTVADRQGRRPPDAPAAGYGLRGMSERVALLDGRFESGPGEDGWRIHLTVPA; encoded by the coding sequence ATGACCACCCGATGGGCCCGGTTCCACCGGATCCCCCAGGTCCAGGACTGGCTGCGCTGGGGGTTCATCGTGGTGCCGATGTTCGCCTCGATGCCGCAGGCGGACCCGCTCTCGTGGATCCTCATCGGGATCACCCTGGCCCTGTCGATCCCCCTGCTCTGGCTCTACACCGACGGCCGCCCGTCCCTGCCCGCGGCGCTGATGGTCACCGTGGTCGCCACGTCCGGCGCGCTCTGGGCGACCGTGCCGAACAGCTTCGCCTCGATCACGATGTTCAGCACCACGTTCTTCATCGTGCTCCGGCAGCCGGTCGTCCCGATCGTGGTGGCCGTCCTGTTCGACCTCGGTGCGATCACGGTCTGGGCCGCGGTGCACGACGCCTGGCGCGGCGCCCTGCCGACCTACACGATCGTGGCCGTCCTCATCCTGCTCGGACTGAACCGGCGGACCCGGCTCGCCAAGATCGAGCAGACCGAACTGGCCCTGGCCCGCGCGCAGACGGCGACCGAGGAGCACGCGCGCGCCGCCGCGCTCGCCGAACGCGCCCGCATCGCCCGTGAGCTGCACGACGTCCTGGCGCACTCGCTGGCCGGGCTCTCGCTGAACCTGCAGGGCGCGCGGCTGATGCTGGTGCGCGACAACGCGAGCCCGGACGCCGTCGCGCAGATCGAACGGGCCCAGAAACTGGCGTCCGAAGGCCTCGCCGAGGCCCGGAAGGCGGTCGCCGCGCTGCGCGAGGACGCCGTGCCGGTGGAGCGGACGATCGCGGACCTGCTCACCGCGTACCGGCTCGACAGCGGCGCCCGCGCGGACCTGCGCATCGACGGCGAACCGCGTGAACTGGACCCGGCGGTGGGCACCGCGCTGGTCCGCGCGGTGCAGGAAGCGCTGGCCAACACGCGCAAGCACGCGGCGAAGGCGGACGTCGACGTGCGCCTGGACTACTCGGGCGCCGAGGTGGCGCTGACCGTGGCCGACCGGCAGGGCAGGCGGCCGCCGGACGCGCCGGCGGCAGGTTACGGTTTGCGCGGGATGAGTGAACGGGTCGCGCTGCTCGACGGGCGCTTCGAGAGCGGGCCGGGGGAGGACGGATGGCGGATTCACCTGACGGTGCCGGCGTGA
- a CDS encoding M23 family metallopeptidase yields MSRLRRLAVFAAAAALPALGLTLAGQATASAAPNFQVPFKCGTTVTAATFSGHSPEYSVDFQKSGITGMPVLAAASGTVTRVANEGDTSYGKWIELDHGGGWRTRYAHLSAQEVSVGQSVAGGKEIGKAGATGGVTGPHLHFEERLDSVVQKAKLNGVAVPYYGHTNFTSKNNCGGNPYSAEEVCGSGFSVVDQQALAGSSGTTYLLYNSSTKANCVTTLKATSLGTASPVSAFLEVQGSARTTDSGSFTYYAGPVKKTAAATCVKWGGSVGSNTYTSPFEHCG; encoded by the coding sequence ATGTCCAGGTTGCGACGGCTCGCCGTGTTCGCCGCCGCCGCGGCGCTGCCCGCGCTCGGCCTCACCCTCGCCGGCCAGGCGACAGCGTCGGCCGCGCCCAACTTCCAGGTGCCGTTCAAGTGCGGCACCACCGTGACCGCCGCGACGTTCAGCGGGCACAGCCCGGAGTACTCGGTCGACTTCCAGAAGTCGGGCATCACCGGGATGCCGGTGCTGGCGGCCGCGTCGGGCACCGTGACCCGGGTGGCGAACGAGGGCGACACCAGCTACGGCAAGTGGATCGAGCTCGACCACGGCGGCGGCTGGCGGACGCGCTACGCGCACCTGTCCGCCCAGGAGGTCTCGGTCGGGCAGTCGGTCGCCGGCGGCAAGGAGATCGGCAAGGCGGGCGCGACCGGCGGAGTCACCGGGCCGCACCTGCACTTCGAAGAGCGGCTCGACAGCGTCGTGCAGAAGGCCAAGCTGAACGGCGTCGCGGTGCCCTACTACGGGCACACGAACTTCACCAGCAAGAACAACTGCGGCGGCAACCCGTACTCCGCCGAAGAGGTCTGCGGCTCCGGCTTCTCCGTCGTGGACCAGCAGGCCCTCGCCGGCTCGTCGGGCACGACGTACCTGCTGTACAACTCCTCGACCAAGGCGAACTGCGTGACGACGCTGAAGGCGACGTCGCTCGGCACGGCCAGCCCAGTCTCGGCGTTCCTGGAGGTCCAGGGTTCGGCGCGGACCACCGACTCCGGCAGCTTCACCTACTACGCCGGGCCGGTGAAGAAGACCGCCGCGGCCACCTGCGTGAAGTGGGGCGGCTCGGTGGGCAGCAACACCTACACCAGCCCGTTCGAACACTGCGGCTGA